DNA from Mytilus edulis unplaced genomic scaffold, xbMytEdul2.2 SCAFFOLD_2522, whole genome shotgun sequence:
aatggaaagtacatatcatatataaaagtgttgacgaaagagataatgttaacaaaaactataaataattataataataaaaaaaaccacacaccttCTCAGATGAATCTAAGCATGCTCGCATCAATAACCAAGAGAGAGAAAGAAGAGAGCAgactagtattaaatataaatactatcagtgttgttttttttccccgACAAACTTTATATGATTTAACTGAGCTACTTGTGGGTTCAAAGAGTCAGAAAGTTCGACAATAAATGTTCTGATGAAGAAGACTGAAAAAGTTACTAgacttagtgttatgctataagaactgtacttaaatgggatgcgttagagagagaagaaaagaagaatcacggaagaagggacatttatattttagacattttttatttgttatgtagtagaatatatttttttcaattatgtatggggaataaagtattactaagatgtacaacaattttagactctttttgaaaaatattggtggccctgaaaagggccgttgttaagtgagtaatctgatatatccactttttacttggcagctttctgggtcttctttggcagaagtacagcctggatgtttggtaaaacacctccctgggcaatggtgacaccagacaagagtttgttcaactcttcgtcgtttctgatggccaactggagatgacggggaatgattctgctcttcttgttgtcacgagcggcgtttcctgccaactccaatacttcagctgctaagtattctaAGACAGCTGCGAGGTACACTGGTGcaccggcaccaactctctcggcatagtttcctttcctcaaaagtctgtggatacgaccgactgggaactgaagtccggcacgggatgacctagactttgcctttgcttttgcttttcctccttttcctcgtcctgacattttgtactatttggttgatcgacactgagtaaagtgatacaatttttcttcaaaatttagcttatatacccactaaacggattgaacgatgtttttattatacaccAATCAGAACGAAGCTCTCTGCGGGCAGTTAGGCTACCGAACATTCAACATGTTATGGGTGCTCTCTCCGAGGTTCGCGTTCAAtaaaatctttcaatccgttttgcccagtatataaacaaattgaaaataatttttcaccattacttatttgattatcaaaccagtaacatgccacccaaagtaggaactaaaggagccaagaaggccgtcaccaaggcaaagactgccagacccggcggtgacaagaaaaggaggaggaagagacgtgaatcctatgctatctacatctacaaagtcttgagacaagtTCACCCCGACACCGGAGTGTCCTCAAAGGCAATGTCCATCATGAACAGCTTCGTCAACGATATCTTCGAGAGAATCGCAGCAGAGGCCTCCCGATTGGCACACTACAACaaaagatctaccatcacatcccgggagatccagaccgctgtccgtcttctcttacccggagaattggccaagcacgctgtcagtgaaggtaccaaagccgtcactaaatacaccagcagcaagtaaacagtctgaagtttataacttcacaaacggcccttttcagggccaccaacatttttcaaaaagaatttacatttgttgtacatcatgtcaaacttctaaacaaagctataaatcccaacccccagctataactactttcaaactatttcaatagtatatggttacttttctcttctttctatctgtataacaaatatacgtgtatttcactcattctgtagtatttaatttgccaaaactacaaagcgtaaatacataaatcatgaagaacaaaacagtgctttcattccaattaatagagttgataaatttacgatttcttttgcttttcgagagaaaaaaaatattgcgagaattattttacacggaaacaagaacattacctaatattaaaccacgcaaaaactctataattgaatataacagaatctacagattttgtgtgtaaaagtccgtgcattttgttttgaaattttctctctTCGTGTAGGCAAATGCACGGATTTGATCTTTGAACGTATTCATAAACcttcagaaatataaattctcaaataaatacaagagtaagagtaaggagttaattaaaaagaaagccagatatttaaaaaaaaaaggggggagggggataacgagagagagagaaaatagttgcggatcaggatcagggaaaacaagaaaacggttgaaaaattcatgaacattagagaaaagaatagaagtgggagcaagctttgatttcaagattttgtttaaaacgatgtacaacaaatctaagattctttttgaaaaatgttggtggccctgaaaagggccgttgtttaTATTAGCTgggtggctgtttaacctccgaatccgtacaaggtacgtccttgacgtttcaaagcgtagacaacatccatggcagtgacagtcttcctcttggcgtgctctgtgtatgtgacagcatcacggatgacattttccaagaaaactttaaggacaccacgggtttcctcatagatgagtccagatatacgttttactccacctcttcttgctaaacgacggatggctggcttggtgataccttggatgttatcacgcaacaccttcctgtgacgcttggcgcctccttttcctagacctttacctccttttcctctgcctgacatgtttaactatttgtggtgattagttaaataatactttccgtctaacagcgactctttatatatcaccaacgcggccgtaaaagaagtatcacacattttcagttaactgttgtctgattggcttacgttgttttattccgggaggtaactctgtactgccttaaactgtgtacactttcaatccactttttcattctaggtctgaaaaatataataattcatatcagacagtaattttttaagaaaaaactattattgaacagaaaaaaactttcaatcggaataaaaatgactgaaggagacaaaaaaagctccaaaatgttgaaaagttttcattttaagatagaaaagtatgataaataaatgataaatgaaaatcactttagacagtcaaaattataaagataattatttgctttctctgaacagacattttcattcaatgtcaatacacatttcaacttaatggaatggaatttagttggggaaaaaataaacctcacagacatatctaggaatactggttatctatttgtctatttgatgtacccagaaattggatacatcacaggattttacatgcttgcagttttctacctgtctttcataactcaacatcatctgtcaaagctgtgcttgccatccatcaaagatctgctgcaggtacttcagatcataaatgagagaatgtatgaataaaactgttattgttattactattaaagatttttttttttaggtattacaGTGAAGAAAAGAGATGCCCCTGTCTGCGGGTAAAACTTCTTATGTGTGCATcttcctttcaattttatttttaaacaccattctatatttatccacagtatgacgatgacaatttcatcagccaatccaataaaaatgttaatgcgcacacatatacttactattctgaagacatcttttagccagaaaagtttataataagtctgaaaactactttttatcatataaaaaagcttataagtgcaagatatatgcttacatggacttcctacagtgaaattttgtggggactacttggacccgtaccgaaattatattaatttaaatagaaatttcatgattttgtaaactagcagcaagacaagactctaaagtggacaaaatatattactacatacatgataaaaattttctttacaattctgactgaaaaaaagctctaaatttttgataaaagtaccctgtaatatcagcttttctaaaagaaatattcaaattaatgaattatacatgatatttaaactctaacttaaaaaaaaaggttatattttggccagttggtggt
Protein-coding regions in this window:
- the LOC139505656 gene encoding histone H2B — protein: MPPKVGTKGAKKAVTKAKTARPGGDKKRRRKRRESYAIYIYKVLRQVHPDTGVSSKAMSIMNSFVNDIFERIAAEASRLAHYNKRSTITSREIQTAVRLLLPGELAKHAVSEGTKAVTKYTSSK